CCGCCTCCCCCTCGATTTAGAGCATAACCAGAAGATCAGGCGGCGGTGACGCCGACGCCGATCGGGCAGGACACGCCGGTGCCGCCGAGCCCGCAATAGCCCGCCGGATTCTTGGCGAGGTACTGCTGGTGATAGTCCTCGGCGAAGTAGAACTCGCCAGCCGGCGCCACTTCCGTCGTGATCGCGCCGAGCCCCTTGGCGGCAAGTGCCTTCTGATACATCGCCTGCGACGCATCCGCGGCTTTGCGCTGCGCGTCGCTGAACGTGTAGATCGCGGAACGATACTGCGTGCCGATGTCGTTGCCCTGGCGCATGCCCTGCGTCGGGTTGTGGTTCTCCCAGAACGTCTTCAGCAGCTTCTCGTAGGAGATCTTCTTCGGGTCGAACACGACCAGCACGACTTCGGTGTGGCCGGTGCGTCCCGAGCAGACCTCTTCATAGGTCGGGTTCGGCGTGTGGCCGCCGGCATAGCCGA
This Bradyrhizobium sp. CCBAU 53421 DNA region includes the following protein-coding sequences:
- the msrA gene encoding peptide-methionine (S)-S-oxide reductase MsrA; the encoded protein is MLFMRKTTALPSAAEALPGRATPIPTATTHFVNGSKLTTPYPQGLEQAVFGLGCFWGAERKFWELGDGIYTTAVGYAGGHTPNPTYEEVCSGRTGHTEVVLVVFDPKKISYEKLLKTFWENHNPTQGMRQGNDIGTQYRSAIYTFSDAQRKAADASQAMYQKALAAKGLGAITTEVAPAGEFYFAEDYHQQYLAKNPAGYCGLGGTGVSCPIGVGVTAA